Proteins encoded within one genomic window of Petrotoga sp. 9PWA.NaAc.5.4:
- a CDS encoding S-adenosyl-l-methionine hydroxide adenosyltransferase family protein: MRQIAFLTDWGLSSYYVGVTKSVIKQINENAEIIDITHSAGHFNIKKYGCILHRASFDFPMETVFLCVVDPTVGSNRKPIALQTIQNNLFFVGPDNGLFSLVIEEFGLKKAVELSNEKYYYKKRSLTFHGRDIFAPVAAYLNKGITLNEIGKEIEYEDIETFKIKKPEITNNRLIFEYLYSDDFGNIETNLTPKYLSKITSKSFFEVEINGIKKEAFLVNNYSEVGKGDLIIHLDSSGYYEIAVNQGNASKVFNIPEDFDGQIILYL; the protein is encoded by the coding sequence TTGAGACAAATAGCCTTTTTAACAGATTGGGGGCTTTCTTCATACTATGTAGGAGTTACTAAATCAGTAATAAAACAAATAAATGAAAATGCTGAAATAATAGACATTACTCATAGCGCAGGGCATTTTAATATCAAAAAATATGGATGTATTTTACATAGAGCTTCTTTTGATTTTCCAATGGAAACTGTTTTTTTATGTGTAGTAGACCCTACTGTTGGAAGTAATAGAAAACCTATAGCTCTACAAACCATTCAGAATAACCTTTTTTTTGTCGGACCGGACAACGGTTTATTCAGCTTGGTAATTGAAGAATTTGGTTTGAAAAAAGCTGTTGAACTTTCAAATGAAAAATATTATTACAAAAAAAGATCTTTGACATTTCATGGAAGAGATATTTTTGCACCGGTTGCAGCATACCTTAATAAAGGTATAACTTTAAATGAAATTGGAAAAGAAATAGAATATGAAGATATAGAAACATTCAAAATTAAAAAACCCGAGATCACAAATAACAGGCTTATTTTTGAATATCTCTATTCAGACGATTTTGGAAACATAGAAACTAATTTAACTCCTAAGTATCTTTCAAAAATCACATCTAAAAGTTTTTTTGAGGTAGAAATCAACGGCATAAAAAAAGAAGCATTTTTAGTTAATAACTATTCAGAAGTCGGAAAGGGTGACTTGATAATTCATTTAGATAGTTCTGGCTACTATGAAATAGCTGTCAACCAAGGTAATGCCTCAAAAGTTTTCAATATCCCTGAAGATTTTGATGGACAAATAATTTTATACTTATGA
- a CDS encoding ABC transporter permease translates to MKALKMSWYEIKKVLRNRAVLILTLIVPIILAFLGSSFYPTDLVQNFQLALYNQDNSFLGNIAFLLIKQFLNFENTLEIKNEEQLQQVIMQSKYDSILIIPKGFTNDLVNRRQTTLYIVPNPHKIQNSMMIYTAFKAVFDELAGIPEIRVDSTTNFLAGGGIGIDETRPKPEIKMLIPSLEDGSLVVSSSTNLGINDMFAPLVAVVAILLLSMIGIAYTFGQSREMGLLDLYISNGLKLRDFVLSKLIAYIIMGFLAGLFSWYMFRLFGVHSQAAPWNLILLILVSVFAFSTFGLFLSSFLKTAKASSFLVTAIIGVMFIFGGILIPIPDGSFLQYMANIFPIKYSLDAWRKLTVLGYGLFQISNEIIILLCFGITFLLGSILFIKTTQKA, encoded by the coding sequence ATGAAAGCATTAAAAATGTCTTGGTATGAAATTAAAAAGGTTTTAAGAAATAGAGCGGTTTTAATACTAACTCTAATTGTTCCTATTATTCTTGCTTTTTTAGGCTCATCTTTTTATCCAACCGATTTGGTACAAAACTTTCAACTTGCATTGTATAATCAAGATAACAGTTTTTTGGGAAATATCGCTTTTTTGCTAATAAAACAATTTTTAAACTTTGAAAATACTTTAGAAATAAAAAATGAAGAACAATTACAGCAAGTTATTATGCAATCGAAATATGATTCTATTTTGATCATACCAAAAGGATTTACCAATGATTTAGTCAATCGAAGGCAAACCACACTTTATATAGTACCAAATCCACATAAAATTCAAAACAGTATGATGATTTATACAGCTTTTAAAGCTGTTTTTGATGAATTGGCTGGAATTCCTGAAATCAGAGTTGATTCTACTACTAATTTTTTAGCTGGTGGAGGCATCGGAATAGACGAAACAAGACCGAAACCAGAAATTAAAATGTTAATTCCGAGTTTAGAAGACGGATCTTTGGTTGTCTCAAGCTCTACAAATTTGGGTATCAATGATATGTTTGCCCCTTTAGTCGCAGTTGTAGCTATTTTGCTTTTATCGATGATTGGTATTGCGTATACATTTGGGCAATCAAGAGAAATGGGCCTGTTGGATTTGTATATTTCAAATGGTTTAAAGTTAAGAGATTTTGTCCTCTCTAAATTAATAGCTTACATAATAATGGGTTTTTTAGCAGGACTGTTTTCATGGTATATGTTTAGACTTTTTGGTGTACATTCTCAGGCTGCTCCTTGGAATTTGATTTTATTAATATTAGTTTCAGTATTTGCTTTTTCAACATTTGGTTTATTTTTATCTTCTTTTTTGAAAACAGCTAAAGCTTCGTCTTTCCTTGTAACAGCTATAATAGGAGTAATGTTCATATTTGGAGGTATATTGATACCTATTCCAGATGGAAGTTTCCTTCAATATATGGCAAATATATTTCCCATTAAATATTCGTTGGACGCATGGAGAAAATTAACTGTCTTAGGTTATGGGCTCTTTCAAATAAGTAATGAAATTATAATATTACTTTGTTTTGGTATAACGTTTTTATTGGGTTCTATATTATTTATAAAAACAACTCAAAAAGCTTAG
- the cheD gene encoding chemoreceptor glutamine deamidase/glutamate methylesterase CheD — protein MNKKIIGIGEYTVDKNPTVLVTLGLGSCVAVCIRDKEKLIGGMIHVMLPESRNNSNEKVGKYADSGIKKLVEELLKMGANVKTMEAKIAGGASMFKSSNSSLDIGNKNVTAIKKILEDYKIKLVSEDTSGSRARSVEYDIASGELKVKKVGGGEKVEVIVI, from the coding sequence ATGAATAAAAAAATTATAGGAATAGGAGAATACACTGTTGATAAAAATCCAACAGTTTTAGTGACTTTAGGATTAGGTTCTTGTGTCGCTGTTTGCATAAGAGACAAAGAAAAATTGATTGGAGGTATGATTCATGTTATGCTTCCTGAAAGCAGAAATAATTCTAATGAAAAAGTTGGAAAATATGCTGATAGTGGCATCAAAAAACTTGTAGAAGAGCTTTTAAAAATGGGTGCAAATGTTAAAACAATGGAAGCGAAAATAGCTGGAGGAGCATCTATGTTTAAAAGCTCTAATTCTAGTCTCGATATAGGAAACAAAAACGTTACTGCTATTAAAAAAATTTTAGAAGATTATAAAATAAAATTGGTATCCGAAGATACTAGCGGTTCAAGAGCAAGAAGTGTGGAATACGATATTGCAAGTGGAGAACTTAAGGTAAAGAAGGTAGGCGGGGGAGAAAAGGTTGAAGTGATTGTTATTTGA
- a CDS encoding YigZ family protein — MKYISIENSKEITIIIEKSRFIANALQIKNTFQAHNFIKDINQKYKNATHNCWAYRVYENERELFNYSDNKEPSGTAGRRILGVIEKYNLYNVAIVVTRYFGGIKLGIRGLIDAYSQAAEEVIKNSQLVTYEPFLIYEIYCDYSNFSHIQRMFSKDPNVSIIEQKFGEIVFLKLKIAEEYENNILNILKNRILKLDFIEKADYPIQQSV, encoded by the coding sequence ATGAAGTACATTTCGATAGAAAACTCTAAAGAAATTACGATCATCATAGAAAAATCGCGATTTATAGCGAATGCCTTACAAATAAAAAATACATTTCAAGCCCATAATTTTATAAAAGATATCAATCAAAAATATAAAAACGCTACTCATAATTGTTGGGCTTATAGAGTTTATGAAAATGAGAGAGAACTCTTTAATTATTCTGATAACAAAGAACCTTCAGGAACTGCTGGTAGGCGAATTTTAGGAGTTATTGAAAAATATAACTTGTACAATGTTGCAATTGTAGTAACAAGATACTTTGGAGGAATAAAATTAGGTATTAGAGGCTTAATAGATGCATACTCACAAGCGGCTGAAGAAGTAATTAAAAATTCTCAATTAGTTACATATGAACCCTTTCTAATTTATGAGATATATTGCGATTACAGTAATTTTTCGCATATACAAAGAATGTTCAGCAAAGATCCCAATGTTTCAATTATAGAGCAGAAATTTGGAGAAATAGTCTTTTTAAAACTTAAAATAGCTGAAGAATATGAAAATAATATTTTGAATATTTTAAAAAATAGAATTTTAAAATTAGATTTTATAGAAAAGGCTGATTATCCGATTCAACAATCTGTTTAA
- a CDS encoding DEAD/DEAH box helicase, translating to MLQNELIKFLNFLKNANKQTVVIVPENFFQEVEDDKILEYPDFDIFPYEELDVSPSIKAKRLKTLYYLLNKKNAPILTTLSALIKFTVPKKDFITKKYFLKDTFKMETKDLYQLGYTISEEVVNPGEFSKKGFVRDAYIPLYDYPLRIELFDNEIDRITFFDSYSQRSVQNLDCFELIPGSEILKFENNLKIYEKRIKYYMEKFKEENLITPDQLNTIPSIFYKDKNSLLSYLDNNSEIYIINKSDVIKSYAEKEKENYEMCDTPLKKNLYKTFSGHNIEIINELTYKELNLNLEKISFIKSKKEDKRIDYIPLLDWEDLKEGDLVVHEDYGIGIYHGVNKVETSLGLREYITLEYANSSKVYVPVGRLDKLSKYIGDPQVVTISSLNGKKWKNTKLKVQKEIREKIKELLKIYALRENQKGIRLEGDKELEEKFKSTFPYIETPDQEKSIKEILKDLESDKPMDRLLAGDSGFGKTEVAMRAAFRAVVSNYQVLLLAPTTILANQHYENFKERMEPFGVKIVLLTRHRTLKEKEAIFQEIKNGTIDIIIGTHTLLSDSLEIKKLGLVIVDEEQRFGVLQKEKFKKLSEGVNFLMMSATPIPRTLYMSISGLREISTISTPPLGRLPIQTYIGQYSDKIVRTAILREKARSGQTIFIHNRVQELDEIYKKLVLLVPEVKIKMIHGNTNKKEFAEVINDFYKGEIDVLLATTIIENGIDIPNVNTLIVDDSERYGISQLYQIKGRVGRSNKRGFAYFLYKKELSQEAKKRLEAIKQYNEPGSGLKLALRDMEIRGYGDILGIEQKGHINAIGLHLYQEMLNKVLFEYGIKKEEEIIKPQNYTEIKGIKGSLVIPEEYIPNSIERMRIYRRISVAKTPQEVEDIQAEVIDKYGRVPPSVERLFKYALIKVKASMEGIKEIDIGETYISFKFTDDVLPKIEKYNKFSRKTTFSPDTKELIAYGPKDEIQYMEKVFS from the coding sequence TTGCTTCAAAATGAATTAATAAAATTTTTGAATTTTTTAAAAAATGCTAATAAGCAAACGGTTGTAATAGTACCTGAAAACTTTTTTCAAGAAGTAGAGGATGATAAAATATTAGAATATCCAGATTTTGATATATTTCCTTATGAAGAATTAGATGTTTCGCCAAGTATAAAGGCAAAGCGATTAAAAACTTTGTATTACTTGTTAAATAAAAAAAATGCGCCAATTTTAACTACATTAAGCGCCTTGATTAAATTTACTGTACCAAAGAAAGATTTTATAACAAAAAAATACTTCCTTAAAGATACTTTTAAGATGGAAACGAAAGATTTATATCAATTGGGGTACACAATATCTGAGGAAGTGGTAAATCCTGGTGAATTTTCGAAAAAAGGCTTTGTGAGGGATGCCTATATACCATTGTACGACTATCCTCTAAGGATAGAATTGTTTGATAATGAAATTGATAGAATAACTTTCTTCGATAGTTACTCGCAGAGATCCGTACAAAATTTAGACTGTTTTGAATTGATTCCTGGCTCGGAAATACTGAAATTCGAAAACAATTTAAAAATCTACGAAAAACGAATAAAATATTATATGGAAAAATTTAAAGAAGAAAATCTCATTACACCAGACCAATTAAATACAATCCCAAGCATATTTTATAAAGACAAAAATAGCTTGTTAAGTTATCTTGATAATAATTCTGAAATTTATATAATAAACAAAAGCGATGTCATAAAATCTTACGCCGAAAAAGAAAAAGAAAATTATGAAATGTGTGATACTCCTTTAAAGAAAAACCTATACAAAACGTTTTCGGGACATAATATAGAAATAATAAACGAGTTAACCTATAAAGAATTAAATTTAAACTTAGAAAAAATTTCATTTATAAAGTCAAAAAAAGAAGACAAAAGAATTGATTACATACCTTTGTTAGATTGGGAAGATTTGAAAGAAGGCGATTTAGTTGTTCACGAAGACTATGGAATAGGAATATACCACGGCGTTAACAAAGTAGAAACATCATTGGGTTTAAGAGAATACATAACGTTAGAATACGCTAATAGTTCTAAAGTTTATGTTCCAGTAGGAAGGTTGGATAAACTTTCAAAATATATTGGGGACCCTCAAGTAGTTACTATTTCCTCTTTAAACGGGAAAAAATGGAAAAACACTAAACTAAAAGTTCAAAAAGAAATAAGAGAAAAAATAAAAGAACTTTTAAAAATATACGCTCTAAGAGAAAATCAAAAAGGAATAAGATTGGAAGGAGATAAAGAATTAGAGGAAAAGTTTAAGTCAACTTTTCCCTATATTGAAACACCTGATCAAGAAAAAAGTATAAAAGAGATTTTAAAAGATTTAGAAAGTGATAAACCTATGGACAGATTATTAGCAGGAGATTCCGGATTTGGTAAAACAGAGGTAGCTATGAGAGCCGCTTTTAGAGCCGTTGTTTCAAATTATCAGGTATTATTATTAGCTCCAACAACCATACTTGCCAATCAACATTATGAAAATTTTAAAGAAAGGATGGAACCTTTTGGAGTAAAAATAGTGTTATTGACAAGGCATAGAACGCTAAAAGAAAAAGAAGCCATTTTTCAAGAAATAAAAAACGGTACAATAGATATAATAATAGGTACACATACACTTTTATCAGATTCTTTAGAGATTAAAAAGTTGGGCTTAGTAATAGTAGATGAAGAGCAAAGATTTGGGGTATTACAAAAAGAAAAATTTAAAAAATTGAGTGAAGGGGTAAATTTTTTAATGATGAGTGCTACCCCTATTCCAAGAACTTTATATATGTCCATAAGTGGTTTAAGAGAAATATCCACTATTTCTACGCCACCTCTTGGTAGGTTGCCTATACAAACATACATTGGGCAATATTCCGACAAAATTGTAAGAACTGCTATTTTAAGAGAAAAAGCAAGGAGTGGTCAAACTATCTTTATTCATAATAGAGTTCAAGAATTAGATGAAATATATAAAAAATTGGTGCTCCTTGTCCCAGAAGTTAAAATTAAGATGATCCATGGAAATACCAATAAAAAAGAATTTGCAGAAGTTATAAATGATTTTTATAAAGGCGAAATAGATGTTCTACTTGCTACAACCATTATAGAAAACGGCATCGATATTCCTAACGTTAATACATTAATAGTTGACGATTCCGAGAGATATGGAATCTCACAACTTTATCAAATAAAAGGAAGAGTAGGTAGATCAAACAAAAGAGGATTCGCATATTTTCTATATAAAAAAGAACTTAGCCAAGAAGCTAAAAAACGTTTAGAAGCAATAAAACAATACAACGAACCAGGAAGTGGCTTAAAACTGGCTCTAAGAGATATGGAAATAAGAGGATATGGCGATATACTTGGCATAGAACAAAAAGGTCATATAAACGCTATAGGACTACATCTCTATCAAGAGATGTTGAATAAAGTTTTATTTGAATATGGAATCAAAAAAGAAGAGGAGATCATTAAACCTCAAAATTATACTGAGATTAAAGGCATAAAGGGTTCATTAGTTATACCAGAAGAATACATACCAAATTCAATTGAAAGAATGAGAATATATAGAAGAATTTCCGTGGCAAAAACTCCTCAAGAAGTCGAAGATATACAGGCAGAAGTTATAGATAAATATGGAAGGGTTCCACCATCCGTAGAAAGACTTTTTAAATATGCATTAATTAAAGTTAAAGCAAGCATGGAAGGTATTAAAGAAATCGATATAGGTGAAACTTATATCTCGTTTAAATTCACCGATGATGTTTTGCCAAAGATAGAAAAATATAATAAATTTTCAAGAAAAACCACTTTTTCTCCAGATACAAAAGAACTTATTGCATATGGACCTAAAGATGAAATACAGTATATGGAAAAAGTTTTTTCATAA
- the cheC gene encoding CheY-P phosphatase CheC — protein MSIHENLDNQKLDALKELGNIGTGNAATSISMMLNKKIDITVPSVDVIPISNLWKTFETPEEVTAGSLVEIEGDLSGAILFLLGTKETKNLLELLMLTKPEDLTELDELTSSAIGEIGNIMCSSYIVAISNFTGLNIHSLPPKVVVDMLSAIVSEASLIITQGGDYIILIQTDISVEEYTEEIKGYIIYLSDEKNVKKLLESLGMRF, from the coding sequence ATGTCTATACATGAAAACTTAGACAATCAAAAATTAGATGCCTTAAAAGAATTGGGTAATATAGGAACAGGAAATGCAGCTACTTCTATATCAATGATGTTAAATAAAAAAATAGATATAACTGTTCCTTCAGTCGATGTTATACCTATTTCTAATTTATGGAAAACCTTCGAAACCCCAGAGGAAGTTACAGCTGGATCTTTAGTGGAGATTGAGGGTGATCTAAGTGGTGCCATTTTGTTCCTTTTAGGCACTAAAGAAACCAAGAATTTATTAGAACTTTTAATGCTCACTAAACCAGAAGATTTAACTGAACTTGACGAATTAACTAGTTCTGCTATTGGCGAAATAGGGAATATTATGTGCAGTTCATATATAGTAGCCATTTCTAACTTTACAGGTCTAAATATCCATTCCTTACCTCCCAAGGTTGTGGTTGATATGTTATCTGCAATCGTTTCAGAAGCATCACTTATAATAACTCAAGGTGGAGATTATATAATTCTCATTCAAACTGACATATCTGTAGAAGAATATACAGAAGAAATAAAAGGTTATATAATCTACCTTTCTGACGAAAAAAACGTAAAAAAACTCTTAGAAAGCTTGGGAATGAGGTTTTAA
- a CDS encoding FliA/WhiG family RNA polymerase sigma factor, translating to MKYQINEEQLVKEFIPKIKIIALNLKSTLPKNVELDDLIQEGIIGLIQSYRRFKPEKGVSFYTYALKRIKGAMLDYLRKIDWLPKETRSLVKKYEDLVYESKEDEYLDDDFIAKKLHIDLGDLNKIKFSISKRQILNLDDYFSSDEEEIWTEENEEENDPEVVAYKEILKEKLKESISMLTDREKLILSLYYDEGLTFKEIGKVLEITESRVSQLHSAIIIKLKKKVTGSE from the coding sequence ATGAAATATCAAATAAACGAAGAACAATTGGTGAAGGAGTTTATACCAAAAATAAAAATTATTGCTTTAAATTTAAAAAGTACACTTCCAAAAAATGTGGAGTTAGACGATTTAATACAAGAAGGAATAATTGGACTGATACAGTCATATAGACGATTTAAACCAGAAAAAGGGGTATCTTTTTACACATATGCTTTGAAAAGAATAAAAGGAGCTATGTTAGATTATTTAAGGAAAATAGATTGGTTACCTAAGGAAACAAGGAGTTTAGTAAAAAAATATGAAGATTTAGTATACGAGTCTAAAGAAGATGAATATTTAGACGATGATTTTATAGCTAAAAAGTTACATATCGATTTAGGAGATTTAAACAAGATAAAATTTTCTATAAGCAAGCGTCAAATATTAAACTTGGATGATTATTTTTCAAGCGATGAAGAAGAAATTTGGACTGAAGAAAATGAAGAAGAAAACGATCCAGAAGTCGTCGCTTATAAAGAGATTTTAAAAGAAAAATTAAAGGAAAGTATATCAATGCTTACTGACCGTGAAAAGCTCATTTTATCGTTGTATTATGACGAAGGTTTAACGTTTAAAGAAATAGGAAAAGTTTTAGAAATAACCGAATCAAGGGTATCTCAATTACATTCAGCAATTATTATTAAACTCAAAAAAAAAGTGACGGGAAGTGAGTAA
- the mnmE gene encoding tRNA uridine-5-carboxymethylaminomethyl(34) synthesis GTPase MnmE, producing the protein MKRLIYDTIAAISTPIGTGAIGSVRVSGNKVKKIIDNTLKPKNYESKRMYYGWLYDENKKIDEITWVYHKGPNSYTGEDMLEIFCHGGKLITLNVLKTILKNGARQALPGEFSKRAVLNGKMDLIKAEAINNLIKSETEIALKVSLNQLSNSLSKKIIEIKNELLKIAAEIEVEMDYPEDVELTTRNLNEKLKEILKNMENILQESDNGIIAIEGLKTVIVGKPNSGKSTLLNALLRKDRAIVTDIPGTTRDTIEENLNINGIFIRLIDTAGIRHTKDKLEKIGIERTISSMKQADLILFVVDGTTPFDDSDNLIYNYVKNLKDKNVIIVLNKNDSSDFNENNYFKNIQDENYEVISVSAKNCKIKSLEDKIFEMYFEKLNIEEPTLTTQRQKNALESAKEYVISAIDSINKGFTNDVVMIDIRKSIEKIYELTGENYTDELLNTIFSNFCVGK; encoded by the coding sequence GTGAAACGCTTGATATATGATACAATAGCAGCTATATCTACTCCTATAGGTACCGGCGCTATAGGAAGTGTTAGGGTATCGGGAAACAAAGTAAAAAAAATAATAGATAATACTTTAAAACCTAAAAATTATGAATCAAAAAGAATGTATTATGGATGGTTATACGATGAAAATAAAAAAATAGATGAAATTACCTGGGTGTATCATAAGGGTCCTAACTCTTATACAGGCGAAGATATGCTTGAAATTTTTTGTCATGGCGGTAAATTAATAACATTAAACGTTTTAAAAACGATTTTAAAAAATGGAGCGAGACAAGCTTTACCGGGTGAATTTTCAAAAAGAGCTGTGCTAAATGGTAAGATGGATCTTATAAAGGCAGAAGCAATTAATAATCTAATAAAATCAGAGACAGAAATAGCTTTAAAAGTTTCACTTAATCAATTATCAAATTCCCTATCTAAAAAAATTATTGAGATAAAAAATGAGCTTTTAAAAATTGCTGCTGAAATAGAAGTAGAAATGGACTATCCTGAAGATGTAGAACTAACAACAAGAAATTTAAACGAAAAATTAAAAGAAATTTTGAAAAATATGGAAAATATATTGCAAGAATCTGATAATGGAATAATTGCAATTGAAGGTTTAAAAACTGTAATAGTTGGAAAGCCAAATTCTGGAAAAAGTACTTTGCTGAATGCCCTTTTAAGAAAAGATAGAGCTATAGTTACTGATATTCCTGGAACCACAAGAGACACGATTGAAGAAAATTTGAATATCAACGGCATATTCATAAGGCTCATAGATACAGCAGGCATAAGACACACGAAAGACAAGTTAGAAAAAATAGGTATAGAAAGAACTATAAGTTCTATGAAACAGGCAGATTTAATTTTATTTGTAGTGGACGGGACAACACCTTTTGATGATTCAGATAATCTTATATACAATTATGTAAAAAACTTAAAAGACAAAAATGTTATAATTGTTTTAAATAAGAATGATTCTTCTGATTTCAATGAAAATAATTATTTTAAAAATATCCAAGATGAAAATTATGAAGTTATTTCTGTCTCCGCAAAAAATTGTAAAATAAAATCTCTTGAAGACAAAATTTTTGAAATGTACTTTGAAAAGTTAAATATAGAAGAACCCACACTTACGACTCAAAGGCAAAAAAACGCTTTAGAATCGGCCAAAGAATATGTTATCTCAGCTATAGATTCTATTAATAAAGGTTTTACAAATGATGTTGTGATGATAGACATTCGAAAATCTATCGAAAAAATTTACGAACTCACAGGCGAAAACTATACTGACGAATTATTAAATACAATATTTTCAAATTTCTGTGTGGGAAAGTAG